Part of the Archaeoglobus neptunius genome, AGAAGGCCGAAGTTGGAGATGTGGACAAAAGAGATGTCGTGGATGCATCCGCCAACAGAGACGAGCTGAACAAAGTTATTCTTGCTTTCAACGTAAAACTTCTGCCCGGGGTGGAGGAGGAGGCAAAGAAGTACACCGTGAGAATATTTTCAGACCAGATCATTTACTCACTTATTGAAAGATTCGTAAAGTGGAGAGAGGAGGAGAGGCTTGCAAGAGAAAGACAGAAGGTTGAGGCATTAATCAAGCCGGGGAAGATCAAGCTCATGAAAGAGTTTATTTTCAGGAGAAGCAAGCCTGCGATTGTTGGAGTTAAGGTACTGGCCGGAGAGCTGAAGAGGGGAGCCAATCTCATAAAACCCGACGGAACGAAGGTGGGTGCAGTGAGAACGATGCAGAAAGAGGGGAAGAACATAGCAATTGCCAGCGCAGGAGATGAAATAGCAATTGCGATTGAAGACGTGACCATCGGCAGGCAGCTTGAAGGGGACGAGGTTCTTTATGTTGACGTTCCGGAGAGGCATGCAAAGGTTATTGAGAGAGACCTTCTCGACTCTCTTGATGAAGAGACAAGAAAGACTTTTCTTGAATTTCTGGAAATTAAGAGAAAAAACAATCCGTTCTGGGGAAAGTAGCCCATGAAAGCAATTATTTTCACAAGCAGATACTGTCCTTACTGCAGATACTTTGAGAGAAACGTTGAGAAGCTCAGAGAAGAGATCGGAATTGCATTTGAGGTCGTGGATGTTGACAGAAATCCCGAACTTGCTGAAAGATACGACGTGACAATTCTGCCAACGCTCGTAATCGTGGAAAACGGAGAGGTTGTGGGCGGATTGATGGGCTATGCTGACTACCAAACTGCTCTTGAAGCGATAAAGGAGCAGATTTCAGCATTTTTTCAATCTAATCACGAAAACTGAACCCTTCGGTTTATTGTCCTCCACCCAGATTTTGCCCCCGTACCTTTCGATGATTTTTCTGACTATGAACAGCCCAAGCCCCGTCTGAGCGGTTTCACCGTATTTAAACCCTTCTTCAAATACCCTGTCTTTTATTTCGTCCGGTATTCCTCTTCCATAGTCGGCCACTCTTATCTCGCAGTAGTCGTCATACTCATTTACCGTTATATCGATTCTATCAGTTCCGCTGTGAATTTTTGCATTCTGTACAATATTCTCCACGACCGATCTCAATCCCTCGTCAGCCAGTGCCATACATCTTCCGTTTACCTTCACAGGAACATCAAAATCCCTGACCACATCCTCAATAATTTCATCCACACTTATGCACTTCAGCTCCCCCTTTTTTACCGCACTCTCAAAAGCTCTCATATTTCTTACTATATCAACAGCCCTTTCCACACTCTCGAGAGATTTTTCGGCGTATTCGAGCTGTCCTGTCTCTATCGCAGTTTCAAGATACCCAAGTGAAGACGTTAAAGCGTTTAGCACATCATGACGAAGAGTTCTGTTGATCAGCTCAAGCATCTCTGTGAGCTCTTCAAGCTTCTTTCTCTCTGCCTCAAGCTCTGTTATATCCACGTCAAAACTTAGCACGGCCTTTTTGCCTTTATACTCGATGGGGACAACCGTTCCATACAACCACCTGACATCTCCACCCTTGCTTAAGGCTCTGAAACGATACGGCCTGTCCGTCTCTCCCCTCAGCATTTTGATCGCATGTTCTCTCACTCCCTCTCTGTCATCACGGTGGACGATTTCAGATATGCTCTTCCCCACAATTTCCTCAATATCGTACCCCAGAACGCTTTCAAACGCACGATTGACCAGTGTGAATTTTTCATCCACGGTAATAAACTGGATTATGGGGGATGAGTTAAAAATCGTCCTGAACAATCTCTCACTCTCTCTGACCTGTTCCTCCAGTTTTTTTCTCTCGGTGATATCGAGAACTATTGCGATAATGGACTTCCTGCCCTTCCACAGCATTGCACTACCACTGACGAGGACACACCTCTCTTTACCATCCTTTCTGACTATCCTCAACTCATAAACAGGTCTTTCACCCCTCAGCCTCCTTTGCTGCATCTGTTCTGCCATCTCATGATAATCCGGATGTATCAGATCCCACACGGACTTACCGATAAGCTCCTCTCTACTGTAACCTGTGAGTCTTTCAGCCTCATCATTGGCGAATACTATCTTTCCGCCCTGGTGAACGATAATTCCAACCGGAGATACTTCGGCAAGTGTTCTGAATCGCCTTTCCCTTTCCTCAAGCTCTTTTTCCAGCTTAATCCTCTCAGTAATATCCCTCCCAACAACCACCTTTCCGGTTAACAGCCTGTAGCTCAGTAAGCTGTATACTCTCCCGTCAGCCTCACATACATCATCACTGCAGAGTTCTTCAAAGTTCTCTCCCAAAACCTCTCCAAAAATTTTCTTGGCAGTCTCATTCATCTCAACAACCCGCCCGTTATCGTCCAGAAATACGATAATGTCCGGTGACAGCTTCAGCAGATCCTCCCTCTCCATTGTGAGTACGATGTATCCAATTGTGTAATCCAGCTTCTCAAAAACTGGCTGAAAGATTTTCTGATATCTCCTGAGAATTTCATCATCTCTGCCAAGCCAGATTTTAACAGCTTTTCCTGAAAACACCAGCCTTTCAGTCGATTCGCCGTTTTCTGGAATTCTAATCTTCAGTTTCAGTGCAGGAACCTCTGCCCTAAATTGTTCAAAACCCATTCTTTTCAGGATTTCCCTACCCAGCTCAATCAGCAAGTTTTTCGGGTCTCTGGGGAATATCAGTGTCGAAATTTCGTAAAGAGCAGAAACCAGCTCATTCCTCTTTTCGTTCACCAACAATACCACCTTCTGTTATATAGGCTCATTTCATTTTCTATTTATCTATACACAATATATTACATTTTTGCTTAGTATATATAAACCAGATGCGATTGAATTAAATGCCGGGAGATCGTCATTCTATTTCCAGATACCGGGGTTGTGATCGTCTTTTTCCTCTGGAACATGTTGATGATTGTAATAATTACCTTTAGTATAATAATTATTATTACAATCATGAATATATTTTTAGAAAAATTTAAATATCAAATAGTGTAGGAATTTATGAGGTGATGGAAATGGAAAGGAAGGATGAGAGGAAAGAAGCGGAGAAAGTGTTTAAGAGTGTTAAGCTGTTTGGCAGCTAACGAAATAATTTTGCCCTATGTTTATCTTTTTGAAATATGGTAGTAAGCCAATAAATGTGGCGTACCCTCTTCCGCTTGTATCGTTTCTCGCCTTTTCGCTGAATCGAATGGACTGGTTCTCCTTTCTGGTATCGTACCTGTTCTCCTTTTCGTTCTTCACAGCAGCCAACCTGTGGAACCACATCAACGACGCTGAGGATGACGTGAAAGGTGGAGACGTGGACGCGAAATTTTTGATCGAGAACAGAAAAGAAGGAACAATTACGGCATTCCTTTTTTATCTGATCTCGTTTCTGCTGGTGCTGCTCTACTCCAGAGAACCCATCTCAATTCCATTTACACTAATCCTTATTTTTCTCACGTGGGTGTACTCCGACAGAGTATTTTTTGGAAGGCACATAAGGAGGCTGAAAGAGGACTACAGAACAGAGGTTCTCACATACCTCGTTGTATCCCCTCTATTTCCTGCTGTTATATGGGGCTTTTTCTCCCCTTTTTCAGAGGTGACCATAGCTTTCGTGGCGGTAACCTCGATGATCTACCTGTCAGCCGCCATACTGAAAGATATCAAAGACATCTCAGCAGATTCCATGGCAGGGTACAGGACGCTGGCCGTCGTTTTTCAACCCTCAACGTTGTTTAAGGTTTCGGCTGTTCTAAATATCATCGCAATTTCTTCTGTTGTTATATTCTCCATCGAAAGGATATTGCCAAAATCAACATGCCTTACTGGAGCTATGCTGGTACCCGTTTTATTTTCGGTGTTAAGAATCAGATCGTCAGGATGGAGATTTACACAAGACACACTTCCATTTCTAAAGATTTACACTCTCACATATCCGACATCTCTCGCACTACTGAGCTTTATCTCTATTCTTGTGATGAGCTGATTTCAAAAGTTTAAACTTAAAGTGGACAGAGTTGCATTAGTGAATATCCCATCCTCAACTTCGCTCATGCAGTTTTTCTTTAGTAGGCCAGTATATGAAGGATGTGAACTAATCACTCCAAAACTTTGAGTTTTGTCTACCACTTTAACAATTTGATCCTCAAACATCAGCATAATATTCTGATCAAGAACAACAAAACTGGTGCTCTCCAGCTCATTAATAACCCTACTTATTCCACCCTTCAATACCTCACCAACAAACACTGCCTCTGAGAAAAAAACATCGAGATCAAAAAGCGATGGATAAAACTTCACATCGTAGTCCATCAAACCCAGATATGACGAACCGAAATTCTGTCTGCTTATAAACAGAATTCCGTAAGGAGTTGCTCCAAAAAACCTACCTTTTTCAATATCCCTTTCCAGATTTTCTTTCATCATGATGTTGTACTTCCTCAAAAAGTCCTTCACCTTCATCCCATTTATGCTCGAGATTGCAATTCCCTTTTTTTCCACAAAAACTTCATCAATATACTGAAATTCCTGCTTCAAAATTTCTTTCGTCTCCTCAAGACTTCCGCCCCTCTCAGGCAAAAAGTCCGTATAACGAACCTTAAAGTCCCTGTTGAAAGACAGGTTGACAATTCCTCTGCCAAGTTTTCGTCCATTAACGGCTATCTGTGGTTTTCCAATCCCTATGTTAAGAGGAAAAATGTTCAAAGCCACAGCCTTGCTGCCATCATCTCTGAAAGGTCTGAGAATGGTATTCATTGGATATATTATCTCCTCATAAATTCTGGACGCCTTATCAATATCTGTTGTTAATTTAAGCCTCAGTGCGCCGGATATAAAAGAGAACATACTCTCTACATAAAAGATGGGATAAATCAACATGTTAAACTTTCCCTTTCTTGTCGATCTGAGTTTTTCTACGACTTCGCTGGCCTTTCCCCTGAATACACCTATGCTGCATTCAATATCGGTGAACATGCAGAGACAGCCTCTCGTCCAGACGCCATCAGGCGTGATAAAACCCTCCACCGGAACGCTGACCGTGTCAAAATTAAACTTAAATTTATCGTATCTTTTTTGTAAGCTTTCGGTCAGAAAGAGTATCGCAAGAGTTGGTTCAATTCCTGCAGACCTCATTTTTTGTTCTATTTCCTCAAAGGCCTTTCTGGGATCGTTTTTGAGAGTATAAGCAAATTCTATCATACCATTCTCCTCAAAGTTTCCGTGTCAACCCTCAGTTTATAAAGCGAGGTCTCGTCAGAGGTGCCCACAACAAGAATAAGCCCTCCCGAGAGAGGACGAAACAGAATCCCCTCACCCCCGAGTCTGAATTCGACGCTATCAAGCCTGTCCTCCATGATCTGCCTTGATACCACGTCTATTTGCCTTTCCATCCACTCGACAACCGGTATATACTTCCTGTCCTTGATGTGAGTTACGAGGGGTGTGCCGTCTATTGTATAAATCGCAGCAAACATTATCGACTCGTCCGATTCGAAAGGTTCGATTATGCGTCTCAACCTTTCGACCATGCAACTCTCCGCTTTATTTTTTCCACATCCTCTCTTGTGAGTGCTCCCCTTCTGCAAAGATCTCTGATTTTTTCCATAGCAATTTCCGGTAAGTCCAGTTCTTCAACTTCAAATCCCTCCCCTCTACGTTCATCCACTACAATCCCCACCCCATTTATGATGTAAAACGGATAAACGCCTTCACCATGCCACGACATCCTGTGCTTTAGAACCCTGAGGGTTCTGCTGTAGGGCCCACCGTAGCCCGTATACTTTAAATTGATGATGCTATCCGCAAGAAAAACAACAATTTCCTCCGACCTGTACACAGGCTCCTCAACGGTTATCAGAGCTGTTCCATTTGCCTTCAAATTTTTAAGGAACCAGTTCAAATTTTTCCTCTCTTTGCTGTCCATATCCACTACAATGGGGGAGATTGAATCAACAACTATTCTATCATACCTGAGAACGTTTTTCAGCAAATTCGGGACATCTTCCTGGGAAAGCATCTCCACCTCAAGCTGTCCGTTTTCCAGATAACCGGACAGATCCCAGTACATTGAAGCCGCAAGTCTCAGAAAATCATCCGCATCGAGATCGGGGGAGGCATACAGGCATCTATTCCCGTTTTCAAGTCCTTCGAGGATGAAGTTCATGCAAAATATCGTTTTACCGCTACCCGGTCCCCCCAATACAGCGTTTACTGTATTTTCGATGAATCCCCCTCCAAGGATTTTGTCGAGTCCGTAGATGCCACTCATAATCCTTCGATTCATTATAATAATTAGCTCGAAACCAGTATAAATAAATTTTTCAGAAAAACACTGTTACAGAAAAGGAGAGGCCAATTTCTATTCCATATACTAGCAATTCTCTCACTTCCTCTCTGGATTTTGTCCGTTTTTCCAAATTTTTGAGACTACAGAGACTTTGTAAATTTAAATATAAGCTCTAAAATACTACTTGCTAATACGGACTTCCTGCTCTGGCTTTTATGAAAAATACATGCCAAAAGC contains:
- a CDS encoding thioredoxin family protein is translated as MKAIIFTSRYCPYCRYFERNVEKLREEIGIAFEVVDVDRNPELAERYDVTILPTLVIVENGEVVGGLMGYADYQTALEAIKEQISAFFQSNHEN
- a CDS encoding PAS domain S-box protein, which gives rise to MNEKRNELVSALYEISTLIFPRDPKNLLIELGREILKRMGFEQFRAEVPALKLKIRIPENGESTERLVFSGKAVKIWLGRDDEILRRYQKIFQPVFEKLDYTIGYIVLTMEREDLLKLSPDIIVFLDDNGRVVEMNETAKKIFGEVLGENFEELCSDDVCEADGRVYSLLSYRLLTGKVVVGRDITERIKLEKELEERERRFRTLAEVSPVGIIVHQGGKIVFANDEAERLTGYSREELIGKSVWDLIHPDYHEMAEQMQQRRLRGERPVYELRIVRKDGKERCVLVSGSAMLWKGRKSIIAIVLDITERKKLEEQVRESERLFRTIFNSSPIIQFITVDEKFTLVNRAFESVLGYDIEEIVGKSISEIVHRDDREGVREHAIKMLRGETDRPYRFRALSKGGDVRWLYGTVVPIEYKGKKAVLSFDVDITELEAERKKLEELTEMLELINRTLRHDVLNALTSSLGYLETAIETGQLEYAEKSLESVERAVDIVRNMRAFESAVKKGELKCISVDEIIEDVVRDFDVPVKVNGRCMALADEGLRSVVENIVQNAKIHSGTDRIDITVNEYDDYCEIRVADYGRGIPDEIKDRVFEEGFKYGETAQTGLGLFIVRKIIERYGGKIWVEDNKPKGSVFVIRLKKC
- a CDS encoding UbiA family prenyltransferase translates to MAYPLPLVSFLAFSLNRMDWFSFLVSYLFSFSFFTAANLWNHINDAEDDVKGGDVDAKFLIENRKEGTITAFLFYLISFLLVLLYSREPISIPFTLILIFLTWVYSDRVFFGRHIRRLKEDYRTEVLTYLVVSPLFPAVIWGFFSPFSEVTIAFVAVTSMIYLSAAILKDIKDISADSMAGYRTLAVVFQPSTLFKVSAVLNIIAISSVVIFSIERILPKSTCLTGAMLVPVLFSVLRIRSSGWRFTQDTLPFLKIYTLTYPTSLALLSFISILVMS
- a CDS encoding RAD55 family ATPase — its product is MNRRIMSGIYGLDKILGGGFIENTVNAVLGGPGSGKTIFCMNFILEGLENGNRCLYASPDLDADDFLRLAASMYWDLSGYLENGQLEVEMLSQEDVPNLLKNVLRYDRIVVDSISPIVVDMDSKERKNLNWFLKNLKANGTALITVEEPVYRSEEIVVFLADSIINLKYTGYGGPYSRTLRVLKHRMSWHGEGVYPFYIINGVGIVVDERRGEGFEVEELDLPEIAMEKIRDLCRRGALTREDVEKIKRRVAWSKG